The Pyxidicoccus xibeiensis genome includes the window GCCCGGAGGTGAGCTGCTGAAGATCCTGTCCGTGTGGCAGGCGTCGCCTGTCACTTCGGATGCTCCAGAGCGCATCCTGGTGGAGGCGGAAGCCGACCGTTTCTTGTCCCCGGAGTCGTGGACGCTGTGGCTGTCAGAGGACGGGGGCGGGCGAGCCCTGGTCCTGGGCGGCGTCGTCTTTGCCCCCATGGAGTGAAGCGGGGGCGATGCGGCTCGGGCAGCTCCAGAGTGAGCCTTCATCGATCACAGATGTCTCCTCGCGGACCTGCCTTCCTGGGGGGCGAGGTCGCGCCAGCCAGGGCGATGGCTCCCGCCAGCACCTGCGCGGAGGTATGAAGATGAGCACGATTCCTGTTTCGAGAGCTGTCATCGGTGCCCTGCTGCTGGGGCCGCTCGCGGTCCCCGGCACCGCGTCCGCGCAGGAGCCCATGTGCGAGGAGCTCTGCACCTCGAGCAGTCCTTGCGAATGGGACTGCTACACCTGCGACGGCGACTGCTACTACAACCCGGCTCGCATGAGCACGTGTGGCGAGTCCTGGACCTGCGACCGCTGCTGGCCGTACGGCGAATGGGTCGAGACCGATCGCAGGTTCAAGCACTTCTTCGACAAGAACTGGTGGGTCTACGCGGAGATCTGGGGCGTGCAGGAGATCGACGAGTACCGCGACTCCTCCTGTGGCCGTGAGTATCGGACCCGCTGCGACGAGTTCCACGTCATGTCCTGGGCGGACTGTGAGTATCTGTGGCAAGGCTACGGCTACATCTGCCCGGGAACAGGCGGCTGCGGGTGAGAGGCTCGCCCCGGTCCGTCATTCGTGGGGGCGAGGACACCAGGGCACGCCTCTGGGGCCTGCCGCTTCACACGCATGGGTGGGTCCCTCGCGCCCCTTGAACTCGGAATTCCTCATTTTCTGAAATTGTCTGGAGCCCTTCAGCAAAGACAGGCGTTAATCGACACGCCTCATGCCCCACAGGCGGGAGGCCCATTCACCGGGCAGCAGAGCCGCCGATTCACGTTTGGCATTACAGGCGTCGCGCCGCACCTTGGCCTCCTCCGGTCCCCCAACCGGAGTTTCCAAGGAGAATGCCTTGCTTCGATTGAACCCCCGCTTCGCTGTCCTGCTGTTCGCAACCACCCTGGGCGGCTGCGGCCCCGAGGAGCTGCTGGAGGAATCAGGGACGGAGCCCGAGGCTGTCCTGGCTACCACGGAACAGGAGCTGCCCTCGTCTGGTGGATACACCTGGTCGACGCCCAATCCGGCGACCCCCATGGGTACCACTTCGGACCGGTTCTGCTTCCTGGACCGGGTCCGGGGGGCCTTCAATGGTCCCGGTGACCATGTGCGTGTCTTCGCGGCCGACGCGAGCTGGTACGTCCACGGCAACGCCGGTGCCACACAGGCCAGTGGCCGGTGCGCTCGCCGGAGCGGCGGCACCCTCTCCGGCGAGTACGAATGGACGCCGGGCCAGAGCCTCCCGACGAACATGGGCACCGCCTCGGGGCGGGTGTGCTTCCTTACGCGCGTGGATGGCGACTTCAATGGCGCGGCGCACTGGGTCCGGGCCTACGTGAGCGGCGGCTCCTGGTTCCTGTTCGGCTCCTCGAGCAAGGCCTATGGACGCGCCCGGGCCCGGTGCATCACCGTGCCCTCCTACAGCGGCGAGTACTTCTGGAACCAGGGCCAGACCTACGCCGAGCACATGGGCAAGTCCACCAACCGCGTCTGCGCCCTGACGTACCTCGCGGGTGAGTTCTCCGGCTGGAACGAGTACGTGGACATCTTCGAATCGGCGGGCTCCTGGTACCTCACCGGCAGCTCCTCGACTCACGGCATCTCCGTCAGGGCGCGCTGCTTCTGACACGCCCCTGACGAACGGCGCGGCCCTCCCGGAACCTCGAGGCCCAGGGCTGCTGACGCGGGCGCCACTCACGCGCGCCCGCGTCACCGCTCCGCTCAGCGCCTGACGACGCCGTCGAAGATGCCGTAGCCTCCCGGGATGAAGAAGTCCTTCCCGGGCATGAGCCCATAGGCGCCGAGCACCGTCGCCGCGATGTCCTGCGAGTTCGGGGTCCGCGTCACTACGTCCCCGGACTCCTCGACGAGCTTCACCGGAATGCCCATGGGGGAGCCCTCCATCCGCTCGTCGTAACCGCCAATCATCTGGTTCCCCTGGATGCCGCCCCCCACCAGCAGGGCACACGTCGCCGGGTGGTGGTCGCTGCCCACCTTGGGGAACGTCCGCCCGAAGTCGCTGTAGACGTAGACGAGCGTCTCATCCAGCAGCGAGCGCGACGGGTCCGAGCGGCTCGGCGTCAGGCTCATCTCCAGGCACATGCGCCCCACCATCTCGAAGGCGATGCGCAGGTACTGCGCATGCGTGATCTGCCCGTTGACGAAGTGGGAGTCGAAGGTGAAGCCCTCGATGCTCGTCCCCCGCAGCGTGACGGTCGTCACCAGGTCGGACTTCAACAGCTGCAGCGCGAACGCATAGTCGCCCATCGAGTCCATCTTGCCGCAGGCATCCCGATAGCCCATGCAGGCCATCCAGTCCTCGGGATAGGCGGGGTCGGCCTTGAGCTTCTCCCAGGCGGGCGTCTTCTCCAGCACCGACAGCATGTCCCGGCGAATCGTGCGGCTGGCGCCCTTGTACGTGTCGTAGAGCTGCTCCAGGTACCCGTCCGTTCCGGCGCTGGAGGTGCCACGCTCGCGGCGCACCGCCTTGAGCAGGGCCGCGTCCACCGCCGTCGCGGGCACCGTGCCCGACATCGGCGTGCCGTCGAAGGCGAGGTCCGGCACCTCCTGCCGCGCTCGCAGGCCGTGCCACGTGCCGGCTCGCCGGTCGGAGAGCGTGGGCTCCACCGACGCGCTGGAGGGGAGCAGCGTCGGGTTCGCCAGCGCGGGCAGCCCGAGCGCCATCGGCAGCGGCCCACCCAGGGCGACATTGGGAAGCGGCCGGTCCGGGAAGCGTGACGCCATCGCGTTGGCCACCACGGCCTGCACCGCCGGAGCCCGGAAGGTGGAGCCGGCGACACCGGACATGCTCGCGATGAGGCCGCTCGCATGCGCCGCCGTCCCCTGGTCCGCTCCCACCAGCAGCACCGCCTTGTCGTAGAGCTTGTACCGGGGGTTGGCCCACACGTAGCCGTCCGGGCGGTAGACCTGGGCGTTGTTGACGACGGGATTCGCCCCTTCCTCGTCCGCCGGGTTGGCCCAGTTCCAGTACACGGGGACGCGCAGCTTGCGCACCGGCCCGGGGGACAGCAGGTCCACCGGCGAGCGGTCCAGGTGCTCCACCTGCTCGGGGTTGTACCCGTAGGCGTACCTGCCGCCCTGCGCGGGCGGAATGAACTTCTGGATGCCCGCGCGAGTCATCGGCGCGAAGAAGGACTCCCAATGGAGGCCGCCCACCAGGTAAATGGCCAGCATCTTCGTGGGTCTGCCCGACGCGGACTGCGCCATCGCCGTCGGCAGTCCATACCGCGCCAGCAGCCCGACCTGCGCAGCCCCGAAGGCCGCTTGAAAGAGATTGCGACGAGAGAGCTTCATGGCGGGCCTCAGTAGAAAACCCAGTGCGGGTGGCGGATGAAGTACGAGCAGACCCCCACGTAGGCGGGTTCGGTGTCAGTCGGCGTCGCGAGCGGCACGAAGACGTCCGTGTACAGCTCGTCCACCTGCGCGTCGGTGAAGCGCTCTCCCAGGAAGTGGAGCGACCAGCGCTTCAGCGTGGCCTTGACCTCGGCCGGGTCCGCCGTGCGCGCCGCGCCCTTGGGGAACAGCGCCGTGTTGTCCTGCTTGTCCAAGGCCCGCCGGCACCAGCGCTGGGAGATCTGCGTCAGGTTCAGTGCCAGCGTGGGCGAGGGGGTCTGGTCCGCGGAGACCTGGTTCATCACCGAGCCTCCGCCCAGCCCGTGGTAGCGCTCGCCGCTGATGTACTGCCGGGGGGAGGGGATGGCGTCCGGCGACTGGAGCGGGAGGTACTCCTCGCCCCGGGACTCCGCCATGTCGAAGCCGAACTCCTTCGCGTTGACGAAGAAGTCGTCGTACCCCAGCCCGAGCTGCTGATAGAGCGCGCGCTGCATCTGGTCCGCGCTCATGCGGGTGATGCGCGGGGCGTCGCGGTCCGGCCGGGCATCGCGCTGCTGCTCGCCGAGCCCTTGAACCCAGGCGCGTACCGCCTCCACGGAGAGCGTCGCGGTGCCTTCCGAGACGAGCTGCGCGTACGTCTTCTGGCCGATGGGCATCTGCTTGAAGGAGCCGGTGCCCCGGCCCTCCAAGAGCCGCACCAGCTCGCTGTCATCGGGGCTGCCCGCCTTCACCAGCCGGGTGTCCGAGACGAGCAGGCCCTGGAAGGCCTCCACCGAGGCGAAGTAGCCGCGCGCGCCCTGCTCGTGACAGCCCGCGCAGTGCGGCTTGAGGCCCTCCATGACGCGCAGGGTCTCCGAGGTGGCCGGCGTGCCGCAGGCCGCCTGCGCCTGGCCGCGGATGGTGGAGGCAGTCCCCTCCGAGCGACAGGCGGCAAGCCAGGGGAGCACGAGGAGCAATGCGTAGCGGTTCATGTCAGCGCCCCCTCTGGAAGAGCTCGGACTGCGTGAGTGCCTTGACGTACGGCCGGGCCTTGCGACCCCCGGCGATGAAGCGCGCCACCTGTTCCTCCAGGTAGCCCGCCTCCCGCGCCGGGTTGATGTCCCGCCCCATCACCCGCGCGTGCAGGTGGCGCACGACACACCGGTCGAACGAGCCCGAGGCGACGATGAGCTTGGCGAAGCCCAGCGGCCCCACCGTGCCGTCACTCACCTGGCCCAGCAGGTTCTGGTCCGGCGGGAGGAAGTCGATGAACACGGCCTCCGGGTTCACCTGGGCCTGGGCCTCCGTGACGGGCGTCAGCAGCGTGTCCGGCATGTACCAGCGGTTCCAGTGGCTGAACGGGTCGCCGTGATAGGGGTACTCGCCGGTGCGCCACCGCGCGGGCCAGTGCCACACCTTGCCGATGCCCGGCATCGGGTAGGTCGCGCCATGGCCCTCGAAGCCGTGCCCTATCTTCGCGAAGCGCTTGAAGTGGATGGCCGCCGGGTCCAACCGGCGGTGGCAGTGCTGGCAGGGCCCCTCCGTGCCCGGATCCCTCTTGTACTCGTTGAACTCCTGGCCCTGCGGCGGGGAGAGCTCCTCGCATGCCAGCATCTCCAGGGCCCGCGCGCCGCGCACGCGCTCGCGGGGGTAGGCGCTGAGGAAGCCGAGGCTGGTGAGCATGCCCGCGGCGGGGATGCCCTTCATCGCCGCGGTCTGCGTGCGCGGGTCGTACCGGTAGTCTCGCTCCTCCAGGAAGAAGGGGTTGCGGGCCGCGACGAGGTACTCACGCCAGGCATTCGGGTCACCCTGGGAGTGCTCGGGGTCCACCGGCGCGCTGGCGAAGCGCGACGGCCTCCACCAGGAGTCGTCCTCGAGCAGGTACGTCAGCTCGCCGGCGAGCCCCTGCATGACGTAGGCGGCCTGCAGGCGCGTGGGCCCCACGGAGTAGTTGCCGAGGATGAGGTCCGTCATCGGCCGGTCGTGCCAGCCGAGGTGCGCGAACAGCCTTGCGGGCTCCTCCGCGACCTGCCGCCGCTGTCCCAGCGGGTTGTGGAGCCCGTAGTCCTCCCAGCCCGGATAGCTCCCCGTGTCGGCGTGGCAGTACGCGGCGGCGGGGCCGCAGCCACAGTTCGCGACGGGGCCCGCGGTGGCGCAGTTCACCGTCACCGGGAAGCCACTCGCGTCGTAGGACTGCCCCGTGGGCGACACGCTCGCCGCGAAGCCCACCAGCTTCGTCGTCGCGCCCGGCGCCCACCAGGCCTCGAGGGAGCGCTCCTCCGCGGGCGTGCCATCCGGCTTCAGGCCCTGACAGGCATCCTGGTCGTAGCGGAAGTACTTCCACGCTCCGGCCTTCGGGGTGCCTTCCGGGCACCGGACGATGGAGCGCTGCTGCTGCAGGCCATACTCCGGCGGATCCGCCGACGGCCCCACGGGCGGGATGTTGAACCAGTCGCGCGCCGTCTCGAACAACGTCCGGTAGAAGGTCGGCTGCTGGAGCGTCCGGTCCACGAAGGCCGAGACGTAGGCGCGCTGCGCGGCCTCGTCCCCGGCGGCCTCCAGCGCGGCGTACTCCTCGTCCGTCGGAGGCGCTCCCCTCAGCGCCAGCGCGGTGCGCCGCAGCAGGCGGCTGGGGACGAGCACGTCGGCCGGCGGCACACCCGCGTCGGAGCCACCATCGGCCGGGGGCTCGACGCAGCCGGCGTCTTCGCCACCAGGCCCTTCCGGACCCGGTGATGAGACATTGCCGGAGCAGCCCAGCCAGAACAGGAACGGCAAGACCCACAGCAGGGAACGCGCACTTCGCGCGACCGCCCACCATGGAATGGTGAGCCTCCGCCGAACACCGGAAGCCTTCGAAAGATGCGGGGACATGAGCGGCCCCCAGGCAAGTCACATGCCATGGAGTGTTCACTCGGGCTTGCCTCGGAGCACGGCCCTGGCGCGGGCGGTGAGCCCTGGAGGCCACCCCACACCTTGGGGTTTGCGCTCCCCACAATCGCCCTGCACCGCAGTGCCGTCATTCGTGCTGTGCCACCCAGGTCCGCCGTCTTGCGGGCGATTGTCGTGCCTCCTCGCTCGCCACCACCTTCCGCCCGCAGGTGGAGGGGGGCGGAATGGCGAGCGATTGCAACACGGTGAAGGGGCAGGGGTGGCGGTACGTCTGGCTGGGATTGGTGCTGTGCGCGGCTGCGTGTGGACCGGTTCCCGACGGGGATGGGGAGGCGCGCGGGGACGTCCAGGAGGAAGCACTGGCAGTGCCCTCGGAGGAGGCCGCCGTCGCTCGGGTTCGCGACGTGCTCGTGTCGCGGCCCTTCGGGGTGAACAAGCCCCGGCTGGAGCCGAGGGAGTTCGCGGCCAGTGACAGCTCCGTCGCGTGGGATGGCCGGCAGTTCCTCGTCGTGTGGAGGGACGAGCGGCCCGGCGGCATGTTCGCCGCGCGCGTGAAGCCGGACGGCACGGTGCTGGACCCCGCGGGCATTCCGCTCAACGTGAGCGGCAGCCTCGACCCGGGCATCCCGAATGTGGTGTTCGATGGGCGCCAGTTCGTCGTCGCCTGGGTGGCTGACGGCGTCTTCGGCGTCCACGTGGGCTCGGACGGAAGGGTGCTCCGGCGCTTCACCGTCCTCAATTCTGGCGAGGTGGGCGGTGGCGCCCCCGGCCTCGCCTGCTCGCCGGACGTGTGTGTCATCGGCTTCTCCGTGTCGGATGACGAGGGCTCGGACCTGGCCATTTCTCGCGTGTCGTCCTCGGGCGTGGTGCTCTCGCCGACGCTGACGTACCTCACGCCCGGAGGCGGCACGGACATCGTGGGTGAGCCGGCCGCGGCGTGGGACGGCACCCAGTTCCTGGTGACGTGGACGGACAGCCGCGGTGGGTTCGACACCCCGGACATCTACGGGGCGCGGGTGCTCGCGGGCGGCACCATCCGGGACCCGGGCGGCTTCCCCATCTCCTCGGCGCCGGGCGAGCAGCGCGTGTCCTCGGTGGTGTGGACGGGCCATCGCTTCCTGGTGGTGTGGGACGACGCGCGCGGCGTGGACCGCGACATCTACGGGGCCCGCGTGTTCCGGAGCGGACGCGTGGACGAGACAGACGGGTTCCCCATCTCCACCGCGCCCGGTGACCAGCGCCTCCCACGCGTGGCGCATCTCGGGGGCCGCTCCCTGGTCGTCTGGCAGGACGCTCGGGACGGCGCGCTGCGCGTCCGGGGCGCCAAGGTGAAGGAGGACGCCACCGTGGAGGAGTCGGGCCTGCTCGTGTCGCACGGCGACTACCCGGACGAGGGCCGTCCCGCGGTGGCGGCGGGGGCCGACCGCTACCTCGTCAGCTACGCCTCGCTGCGGGAGGGAATCTCCTTCGGCAGCGCCATCCTGGCCACGCGCGTGGAGCGGGACGGGGACGCGCTGGACCGCCGCGGCACCGTGCTGACGCGGGCGGCGGATGCGCAGATGTCTCCGGTGGTGACCTCCGGTGCGGACGGGTACCTGGTGGTGTGGAGGGACTTCCGTGCGCCCGAGCGGCCCGCGCTCTTCGCCGCGCGGCTGCGGCCGGATGGCACGGTGAGGGATGCTCGCGGCATCCTCCTTCCCGCGGGGCCGGAGGCCTCCGGTCACCAGGTGGCCTGGGATGGACGGGTCTTCCTGGTGGTGTGGGAGCAGCCCGGCTCGGACGGCCTGCGGGACATCCGGGGTGCGAGGGTGAGCCGCTCGGGGGAGCTGCTGGACACAGCGGGCCTGGAGGTCGCGGTGGCGCCGGAGACCCAGGCGAGCCCGGCGGTGGCCTCGAGCGGTGACGGCTTCCTGGTGACCTGGACCGACGAGCGCGCGGGGACGGGCGTCTGGGGCACGCGGGTGAGCCGCGGTGGCGACGTGCTGGACCCTGGAGGTTTCCGCATCACCCCGGAGCTTCCGGGCGTCAGCCAGGGGCAGCCCGCGATGACGGCGCTGGGGAGCGGCTACCTCCTCGTGTACCGCACCACCCGCGCAGAGGGCTTCTTCTTCTTCGAGGGCCTTCGCGCGCTCCGGCTGTCCGCCACGGGCAGCGTGCTGGACGCGTCGCCGCTCATCGTTGCGCCGGACAGCCCGGACCTCTCGTACCAGGACGCGACGGTGGCGTCGGACGGGCGGGAGGCGCTGGTGGTGTGGGCCGAGTTCGATGAGCTCTTCGTGGACAGCGGGGACCTCCGGATGCGGCGGGTGACCCGTGAGGGCGCGGTGCTGGAGCCGGTGGACGCCTTCGTGGCGACCGGCCCCGAGCTGCAGGAGGAGCCCACCGTCATCTTCGATGGGCGCGACTACCTGGTGGCGTGGGAGTCCTCGGAGCCGCTCATTCTTCCGGGGAGCAGCACCTTCGACGTGCCGGACATCGAAGGCGCGCGGGTGTCGCGCGAGGGCCGGGTGCGGGAGCGCTTCCCCATCTCCACGCATGAGAGCGGGGAGTTCGCGCCGTCACTCGCGTCGGTGGGGGATGGACGCTCGGTGGTGTTCTACTGGGAGTTCCTCGTCTCACCCGAGGCGATGAACGACCGGGTCCAGGGCCGGCTGCTGCGCAACCCCGACGCCCTCCACTGAGTGGGCTCCCTTCGCCTCGCCCCTGGCAGGTTCCGCCTGGCCAGGGCGCGAGGCGTCGTTCTCTCCGGTCCGCGGGGAGGCACTGGCGGACGGCCTGGCCATCGCCGTCCTGCCTGCCGTCTGAAAGGGTACCGCCTGCCTCCAGACGGGCCCACCTTCGGAGCGATGCTCAAGCCCTCCGAAGTGCACATCCGAGCCGAGTCCCTCTCTCACTTCCTGCCGGTGATTGGAGAGGCGGGCTGGCGTGCGCTCCAGGCGCACGCGGAGCAGGCCCGCGTCCGCATGGCGGGCCACACCTTCTGGCACGTGAACTCCACCGCACGAGGCGGAGGAGTGGCGGAGATGCTCCCTCGGCTGCTCGCCTACGTGCGCGGCGCGGGCGTGGACGCGCGCTGGATGGTGCTGGAGGGCACGCCGGACTTCTTCCGGGTGACGAAGCGGCTGCACCACGCGCTGCATGGCTCCCCAGGAGACGGTTCCCCGCTGGGGGCCACCGAGCGCGCGCTGTACGACGAGGTGCTGCGCGACAACGCGGAGGAGCTGCTCGTCCTGGTGCAGCCAGGGGATGTGGCGGTGCTGCACGACCCGCAGACGGCGGGACTCGCGCCGGCGCTCGTCGCGGTGGGCGCCATCGTGGTGTGGCGCTGCCATATCGGGTGTGACACCCCGAATGCCGAGGTGGCGCGCGCGTGGGAGTTCCTCGCGCCAGGGCTCGCCTCCGCGCACCTCACCGTCTTCTCCCGTGCGGCCTACGTTCCGCCCCAGTTCTCGGACCGCGCCGTCATCATCCAGCCCTCCATCGACATCTTCGCGGTGAAGAACCAGCCCCTGACACCGGACGTCTCGCGCGCCATCCTGGCCCGGACGGGACTGGTGGCGGAGAGCCCCGGCACTCCCGCGCCTGTGTTCACCCGCATCGACGGGGTGCCGGCCCGGGTGTCGCGCGGGGCGGACATCGTGCGGCTGGGTCGTGCGCCCGCGCCAGACACCCCGCTGGTGGTGCAGGTGTCGCGCTGGGACCCGCTGAAGGACCCGTCGGGGGTGCTGCGAGGCTTTGCCCAGCTCGTGCGCGACAACCCCGGCCTGCGCGCGGAGCTGGTCCTCGCCGGCCCCGCGGTGACGTCCGTCGCCGACGACCCCGAGGCGGCGACCACCCTCAATGCCGTCACCGCGCTGTGGCGGCAGCTGCCCCACGCCCTGCGCCAGCGCGTCCACCTGGCGTGTCTGCCCATGGCGGACCTGGAGGAGAACGCCGCCATCGTCAACGCGCTCCAGCGCCACGCGGCCGTCGTCGTGCAGAAGAGCCTGCAGGAGGGCTTCGGGCTCACCGTCACCGAGGCCATGTGGAAGGCGCGCCCCGTGGTGGCCAGCGCGGTGGGCGGAATCCAAGACCAGGTGGAGCATGGTGTGAATGGCCTGCTGGTGCGCGACCCGAGAGACCTCGCCGGGTTCGCCGCCGCCGTGCACACCCTGCTGTGTGACTCCGATCTCGCCGCGCGCCTCGGCGCTCGGGCCCACGAGCTGGTGCGAACCCGCTACACCGGCTCGCGCCACCTCACCGACTTCGCGCTCATGCTCGACCGGATGGACGCGCTCCTGGAGCGCCCTGCTCTGGACTTCCAGGGGGAAGTCCAGGCCGGAGTGCA containing:
- a CDS encoding DUF1501 domain-containing protein, whose amino-acid sequence is MKLSRRNLFQAAFGAAQVGLLARYGLPTAMAQSASGRPTKMLAIYLVGGLHWESFFAPMTRAGIQKFIPPAQGGRYAYGYNPEQVEHLDRSPVDLLSPGPVRKLRVPVYWNWANPADEEGANPVVNNAQVYRPDGYVWANPRYKLYDKAVLLVGADQGTAAHASGLIASMSGVAGSTFRAPAVQAVVANAMASRFPDRPLPNVALGGPLPMALGLPALANPTLLPSSASVEPTLSDRRAGTWHGLRARQEVPDLAFDGTPMSGTVPATAVDAALLKAVRRERGTSSAGTDGYLEQLYDTYKGASRTIRRDMLSVLEKTPAWEKLKADPAYPEDWMACMGYRDACGKMDSMGDYAFALQLLKSDLVTTVTLRGTSIEGFTFDSHFVNGQITHAQYLRIAFEMVGRMCLEMSLTPSRSDPSRSLLDETLVYVYSDFGRTFPKVGSDHHPATCALLVGGGIQGNQMIGGYDERMEGSPMGIPVKLVEESGDVVTRTPNSQDIAATVLGAYGLMPGKDFFIPGGYGIFDGVVRR
- a CDS encoding glycosyltransferase; this translates as MLKPSEVHIRAESLSHFLPVIGEAGWRALQAHAEQARVRMAGHTFWHVNSTARGGGVAEMLPRLLAYVRGAGVDARWMVLEGTPDFFRVTKRLHHALHGSPGDGSPLGATERALYDEVLRDNAEELLVLVQPGDVAVLHDPQTAGLAPALVAVGAIVVWRCHIGCDTPNAEVARAWEFLAPGLASAHLTVFSRAAYVPPQFSDRAVIIQPSIDIFAVKNQPLTPDVSRAILARTGLVAESPGTPAPVFTRIDGVPARVSRGADIVRLGRAPAPDTPLVVQVSRWDPLKDPSGVLRGFAQLVRDNPGLRAELVLAGPAVTSVADDPEAATTLNAVTALWRQLPHALRQRVHLACLPMADLEENAAIVNALQRHAAVVVQKSLQEGFGLTVTEAMWKARPVVASAVGGIQDQVEHGVNGLLVRDPRDLAGFAAAVHTLLCDSDLAARLGARAHELVRTRYTGSRHLTDFALMLDRMDALLERPALDFQGEVQAGVH